One Actinomadura viridis genomic region harbors:
- a CDS encoding AraC family transcriptional regulator, whose amino-acid sequence MTAVVRETSAGGADLLGEVLAPLRLEGVFASRWTVRAPWGLRGDQERNAILHYVHSGECAITMPGGADPIMLRAGELAIFPYGGAHELADRPGRATTPLDLLLPGRPAGSTTELRVDGPGPMTELLCGGLHYDEAAVSPLYRALPEVLVLDREMLAVEPLLAGTLRELADGTRDGAPGSGLVALRAFELVFVLALRVALGRLGETSPALRALRDPAIGRALLAIQTRYAEPWTLESLAREANMSRSAFATAFRRLVGEAPAAHLAGRRMREAARLLTETAVPLGTLHERVGYRSGVGFHLAFRRHFGVPPGEYRRARTARG is encoded by the coding sequence ATGACAGCGGTCGTGCGGGAGACGTCGGCGGGCGGGGCGGATCTGCTCGGGGAGGTGCTGGCGCCGCTGCGGCTGGAGGGGGTGTTCGCCAGCCGGTGGACGGTTCGGGCGCCCTGGGGGCTGCGGGGCGACCAGGAACGGAACGCGATCCTGCACTACGTGCACTCCGGCGAATGCGCGATCACGATGCCGGGCGGGGCCGATCCGATCATGCTTCGCGCCGGGGAGCTGGCGATCTTCCCGTACGGCGGCGCGCACGAGCTGGCGGACCGGCCGGGCCGCGCCACGACCCCGCTGGACCTGCTGCTGCCCGGCCGTCCCGCCGGGAGCACGACCGAGTTGCGCGTGGACGGGCCGGGCCCGATGACCGAGCTGCTGTGCGGCGGGCTCCACTATGACGAGGCGGCCGTGTCCCCTCTCTACCGTGCGCTGCCGGAGGTCCTGGTGCTCGACCGGGAGATGCTGGCCGTGGAACCGCTGCTGGCCGGGACGCTGCGCGAGCTGGCGGACGGGACCCGTGACGGCGCGCCGGGGTCGGGGCTGGTGGCGCTGCGGGCGTTCGAGCTGGTCTTCGTTCTCGCGCTGCGGGTGGCGCTGGGCCGCCTCGGCGAGACCTCGCCGGCGCTGCGGGCGCTGCGGGACCCGGCGATCGGCCGGGCGCTGCTGGCGATCCAGACCCGCTACGCCGAGCCGTGGACGCTGGAGTCGCTGGCCCGGGAGGCGAACATGTCGCGGTCGGCGTTCGCGACCGCCTTCCGCCGCCTCGTCGGCGAGGCTCCGGCCGCCCATCTGGCCGGGCGCCGGATGCGCGAAGCGGCCCGGCTGCTCACCGAGACCGCCGTGCCGCTCGGCACGCTGCACGAACGGGTCGGCTACCGGTCGGGCGTCGGTTTCCACCTGGCCTTCCGGCGCCACTTCGGCGTCCCGCCCGGCGAGTACCGCCGCGCCCGCACGGCCCGAGGGTGA
- a CDS encoding DUF6801 domain-containing protein produces MSGRGRWGPGRLARTAAIASVVLVAGLIPGAGVALGDTQRADVGIGYTCRLPSAPARVDVRVKAVFPATGKIGTPARTDDVALTVTIPRESLGDLTKDDAVSVAGTARLQTLWTQAEQPLSVEWPGLTVPEKKLPRDGALVLKASGQVPTTAVTKAGDLVVSAGELTFRLQTRNASGAVTSPGGLSFSCVPDLGQDTTLVTVPVAGPEQAPVTTSPGGGEAPARTGPRVRNDDVCPPMPEPKLNPKFPVPEPPPGVDPSPIAPDYSCAWVEGHANVNKLKGASALKGKASVIIGLDQFFKAETPPEDPHGYAQARTIALSYLNSTQSTFLTFGFMPTTATMEITQIGTANAIAIGPAATDSPRPTITTVTAEASIRLRDVKVNGTPMDVGPNCKTARPVRLTLTGDNTADPSYEVALGGRLSGTADVPAFSGCGVDDDLDRLLTASVSGKGNYVRLTQGPVCYVVAKDPNIYPCPPEVFGYTITPGGDFRFTSGEIVFRVGIGSTRTIKCATSEVRGTFKRGSGIDPRSLGTAAALTFNDCVGQGNLASLGNVTVRTVAPLRLGHNMTAGLDKTTGTMNLQVSTPHLEVSGGSCRFKAVGAGGSPTYRFGMQYPNGSSSLTVPSGATGTVAEATGCPSDVRGSFGIVTPVPYTVDSPQLFKYGGTPK; encoded by the coding sequence ATGAGCGGCCGAGGCCGTTGGGGTCCGGGCCGGCTCGCGCGGACGGCGGCGATCGCCTCCGTGGTGCTGGTGGCCGGGCTGATCCCGGGAGCCGGGGTGGCTCTCGGTGACACGCAGCGCGCCGACGTCGGCATCGGCTACACCTGCCGTCTCCCGTCGGCCCCGGCACGGGTCGACGTCCGGGTCAAGGCCGTCTTCCCCGCGACGGGCAAGATCGGCACCCCCGCCCGTACCGACGACGTGGCCCTGACGGTGACGATCCCCCGGGAGTCGCTGGGCGACCTGACCAAGGACGACGCGGTCTCCGTCGCCGGCACGGCGCGGTTGCAGACCCTGTGGACGCAGGCCGAGCAGCCGCTCTCCGTCGAATGGCCGGGCCTGACCGTGCCGGAGAAGAAACTGCCCCGAGACGGCGCGCTGGTCCTGAAGGCGTCCGGCCAGGTCCCCACGACCGCCGTGACCAAGGCCGGTGACCTGGTCGTCTCGGCGGGCGAGCTCACGTTCAGGCTCCAGACGCGGAACGCCAGCGGGGCGGTGACCTCTCCGGGCGGGCTGTCGTTCTCCTGCGTCCCCGACCTGGGCCAGGACACCACGCTCGTGACGGTCCCGGTGGCCGGGCCCGAGCAGGCGCCCGTGACGACCAGCCCGGGAGGCGGCGAGGCACCGGCGCGGACCGGCCCCCGGGTGCGGAACGACGACGTGTGCCCTCCGATGCCCGAGCCCAAGCTCAACCCGAAGTTCCCCGTTCCCGAGCCGCCGCCGGGCGTGGACCCTTCTCCCATCGCACCCGACTACTCCTGTGCCTGGGTGGAAGGGCACGCGAACGTCAACAAGCTCAAGGGCGCCTCGGCGTTGAAGGGCAAGGCGTCGGTCATCATCGGTCTCGACCAGTTCTTCAAGGCGGAGACCCCACCGGAGGATCCGCACGGGTACGCCCAGGCCCGCACCATCGCCCTCTCCTACCTGAACTCCACCCAGTCCACCTTCCTCACCTTCGGCTTCATGCCGACGACGGCGACGATGGAGATCACTCAGATCGGAACGGCGAACGCCATCGCGATCGGCCCGGCCGCCACCGACAGCCCCCGGCCGACCATCACCACGGTGACGGCGGAGGCCTCCATCCGCCTGCGCGACGTCAAGGTCAACGGAACGCCCATGGACGTCGGGCCGAACTGCAAGACGGCGCGGCCGGTGCGGCTCACGCTGACGGGCGACAACACGGCGGACCCCTCGTACGAGGTCGCACTGGGAGGACGGCTGAGCGGGACGGCGGACGTCCCGGCCTTCAGCGGATGCGGTGTCGACGATGACCTCGACCGGCTTCTCACGGCGTCGGTGTCGGGGAAAGGAAACTATGTCCGCCTGACGCAGGGCCCGGTCTGCTACGTGGTCGCGAAGGACCCGAACATCTACCCCTGCCCGCCCGAGGTGTTCGGGTACACGATCACGCCTGGGGGCGACTTCCGCTTCACCTCGGGAGAGATCGTGTTCAGGGTCGGTATCGGCAGCACCAGGACCATCAAGTGCGCGACGTCGGAGGTGCGCGGGACCTTCAAGCGCGGGTCCGGGATTGATCCCCGCAGTCTGGGCACGGCCGCCGCCCTGACCTTCAACGACTGCGTCGGCCAGGGAAATCTGGCGTCGCTCGGGAACGTCACCGTCAGGACGGTCGCGCCTCTGCGCCTCGGGCACAACATGACCGCCGGGCTCGATAAGACGACGGGCACCATGAATCTCCAGGTGTCGACGCCGCACCTCGAGGTCTCGGGTGGAAGCTGCCGGTTCAAGGCGGTGGGCGCCGGCGGTTCGCCCACCTACCGCTTCGGCATGCAGTACCCGAACGGCAGTTCCAGCCTAACCGTCCCCTCAGGGGCCACCGGTACCGTCGCGGAGGCCACGGGGTGCCCGTCCGACGTGCGGGGTTCGTTCGGGATCGTGACCCCGGTCCCGTACACGGTGGACTCGCCGCAGCTGTTCAAGTACGGCGGCACGCCGAAGTGA
- a CDS encoding PucR family transcriptional regulator translates to MTEIRHTIPEFNEPDGTPYRPRLRQSVEQALHTFVDQISGSGESRARRDELCRALGRGEAYEGRSLDALQAAYRTGVQVAWRRVAEVGRRHGLSSTVMSQLADALFAYIDELVSLSVEGFTEARSRTADERAALHRRLLRVILERPRSPRAAVVRTAEEAGWRVPSEVTLVALPAQARCVRAALEDDVLADLGGPEPHLLVPGPLDAARHSALMAALPERRGAAGLAVPLDEAADSLRWARRTLALVDAGIIEDEGLTPAEDHLLELWLLSDGALLDQVARRRLAVLARMSATQRLRLTETLGAWLETQGNAVETAKRLQVHPQTVRYRLRQINEAFGDQLADPESRFALEVVLRAGRLRDKSPSLR, encoded by the coding sequence ATGACGGAGATCCGCCACACGATTCCGGAGTTCAACGAGCCGGACGGGACGCCGTACCGGCCACGGCTGCGGCAGAGCGTGGAGCAGGCCCTGCACACCTTCGTCGACCAGATCTCCGGCTCCGGCGAGTCGCGCGCCCGGCGCGACGAGCTGTGCCGGGCGCTGGGCCGCGGCGAGGCGTACGAGGGCCGCAGCCTGGACGCGCTGCAGGCCGCCTACCGGACCGGCGTGCAGGTCGCCTGGCGCCGGGTCGCCGAGGTGGGCCGGCGGCACGGGCTGTCGTCGACGGTGATGTCCCAGCTCGCCGACGCGCTGTTCGCCTACATCGACGAGCTGGTCTCGCTGTCGGTCGAGGGCTTCACCGAGGCCCGGTCGCGCACCGCCGACGAGCGCGCCGCGCTGCACCGGCGGCTGCTGCGGGTCATCCTGGAGCGCCCGCGGAGCCCGCGGGCCGCGGTCGTCCGGACCGCCGAGGAGGCGGGCTGGCGCGTGCCCTCGGAGGTGACGCTGGTGGCGCTGCCGGCGCAGGCCCGCTGCGTGCGCGCCGCGCTGGAGGACGACGTCCTGGCCGACCTCGGCGGCCCCGAGCCGCACCTGCTGGTGCCGGGCCCGCTCGACGCCGCCCGGCACTCGGCGCTGATGGCGGCGCTGCCGGAACGGCGCGGCGCGGCCGGGCTGGCCGTCCCCCTGGACGAGGCGGCCGACTCGCTGCGCTGGGCCCGGCGGACGCTGGCCCTGGTGGACGCCGGGATCATCGAGGACGAGGGCCTGACCCCCGCCGAGGACCACCTGCTGGAGCTGTGGCTGCTGTCGGACGGCGCGCTGCTGGACCAGGTGGCGCGGCGGCGGCTGGCGGTGCTGGCCCGGATGAGCGCGACCCAGCGGCTCCGGCTCACCGAGACGCTCGGGGCGTGGCTGGAGACCCAGGGCAACGCGGTGGAGACGGCCAAGCGCCTCCAGGTGCACCCGCAGACGGTCCGTTACCGGTTGCGGCAGATCAACGAGGCGTTCGGCGACCAGCTGGCCGACCCGGAATCCAGGTTCGCCCTGGAAGTCGTATTGCGGGCAGGCCGATTGAGGGATAAAAGCCCTTCACTACGCTAG
- a CDS encoding helix-turn-helix domain-containing protein, producing the protein MTRTLEPGGLVKLAAPLPRQLAAIMRPELPSLAKEIIEEIKRAIPEYGRPIQGPYVQALQIGVERALTHFVDQIADPSAPRERHEDTYRRLGRFEAQEGRTLDNLQAAFRIGAQVAWRRVMRVGPQRNLSSAVMAQLADALFAYIDELASLALKGYLDALPAEELEEHRRRLLHLLLRRPPASRRAVEELAELAEWDVPEEVTLVAVPPGSRVVRTALDQDVLADFAGPEPHLLVPGRMTADRQRMLAEALPEGRAVAGVSVPLTGTADSLRWARQALGLVDSGILDDGPVTRCEDHLITLWLLNDPALIDQIARRNLAGMAALNPGQRHRLLETLRTWLTTRGTAAEIAEELHVHPQTVRYRMRKLEGTLGERLTDPDSRFAIEVVLRAMWLGRRAGADPGPGAPEGPDGPDGAAGTAGTMAVRHPADRTAPPRHEHGGSPGVRGAPAAPRTMTALDLGTGGGPGTETGMRTR; encoded by the coding sequence ATGACGCGTACGCTCGAACCGGGCGGCCTGGTGAAGCTGGCGGCCCCCCTGCCGCGGCAGCTGGCCGCGATCATGCGGCCCGAGCTGCCCAGCCTGGCGAAGGAGATCATCGAGGAGATCAAGCGCGCGATCCCCGAGTACGGGCGGCCCATCCAGGGCCCCTACGTCCAGGCGCTGCAGATCGGTGTGGAGCGGGCGCTGACCCACTTCGTCGACCAGATCGCCGACCCCTCGGCGCCGCGCGAGCGGCACGAGGACACCTACCGCAGGCTCGGCCGGTTCGAGGCGCAGGAGGGCCGGACCCTCGACAACCTCCAGGCCGCGTTCCGGATCGGCGCCCAGGTCGCCTGGCGCCGGGTGATGCGGGTCGGCCCCCAGCGCAACCTGTCCTCGGCGGTGATGGCGCAGCTGGCCGACGCGCTGTTCGCCTACATCGACGAGCTGGCCTCGCTGGCGCTGAAGGGCTATCTGGACGCGCTGCCCGCCGAGGAGCTGGAGGAGCACCGGCGGCGGCTGCTGCATCTGCTGCTGCGCCGGCCCCCGGCCTCGCGGCGCGCGGTCGAGGAGCTGGCCGAGCTGGCCGAGTGGGACGTTCCCGAGGAGGTGACGCTGGTCGCCGTGCCGCCCGGCTCCCGGGTCGTGCGGACCGCGCTGGACCAGGACGTGCTGGCCGACTTCGCCGGCCCGGAGCCGCACCTGCTGGTGCCGGGGCGGATGACCGCCGACCGGCAGCGGATGCTGGCCGAGGCGCTGCCGGAGGGACGCGCGGTGGCGGGCGTGAGCGTCCCGCTCACGGGCACCGCCGACTCGCTGCGCTGGGCCCGCCAGGCGCTGGGCCTGGTGGACTCGGGCATCCTGGACGACGGCCCGGTCACCCGCTGCGAGGACCACCTGATCACGCTGTGGCTGCTGAACGACCCGGCGCTGATCGACCAGATCGCCCGGCGCAACCTGGCCGGGATGGCGGCGCTCAATCCCGGGCAGCGGCACCGGCTGCTGGAGACCCTGCGCACTTGGCTCACTACTCGCGGGACCGCCGCCGAGATCGCCGAGGAGCTGCACGTCCACCCGCAGACCGTGCGGTACCGCATGCGCAAGCTGGAGGGCACCCTCGGCGAGCGGCTCACCGATCCCGACTCGCGGTTCGCGATCGAGGTCGTGCTGCGCGCGATGTGGCTGGGCCGCCGGGCCGGCGCGGACCCGGGCCCCGGCGCCCCCGAGGGGCCGGACGGCCCGGACGGCGCCGCCGGCACGGCCGGGACGATGGCCGTCCGGCATCCGGCGGACCGGACGGCCCCGCCGCGGCACGAGCACGGCGGGTCGCCGGGCGTCCGGGGCGCTCCCGCCGCGCCGAGGACGATGACCGCTCTCGATCTCGGCACGGGCGGCGGGCCCGGCACGGAGACCGGAATGCGCACCCGGTGA